The genomic region ATCGTCAAAGCTCGCAGAGAAGAACGTGAACATCGTAGACATCTCACAAACCGTGCTAAGGGGAATTTTCTCCATGATCATGATTGTGGATTTGGATACCGGGCACATTTCGGTGGGCCAACTCAGGGATGAATTGCAGAGGAGAGGCAAGGAGCTTGGAGTAGAGGTATTGGTTTTCCATGGTGAGGTATTCAAGTACATGGAGAGGATCTAGATGAATTACTCCGCAGAGGAGATAGCTGAAGTAATTAACATGCTCACGCACGAGGATCTAGATATAAGGTCAGTCACATTGAGCGTCAACACTCTGTTCGCTGT from Metallosphaera sedula DSM 5348 harbors:
- a CDS encoding ACT domain-containing protein, encoding METAVVVVIGADKPGIVAGISSKLAEKNVNIVDISQTVLRGIFSMIMIVDLDTGHISVGQLRDELQRRGKELGVEVLVFHGEVFKYMERI